From a single Coriobacteriaceae bacterium genomic region:
- a CDS encoding desulfoferrodoxin family protein — protein MAKFFKDPDGKLIAALGDGVATPAGCTELTANTEDAAHEKHVPVVETERDGHVIRARVGSVEHPSLPEHYIEWIALEAEGRLEVHYLQPGMKPATFFAGGSKTGTVYAYCNLHGLWSATF, from the coding sequence ATGGCGAAATTCTTTAAGGACCCCGACGGTAAGCTCATCGCTGCCCTTGGCGACGGCGTTGCGACCCCTGCCGGTTGCACGGAGCTGACCGCAAATACTGAGGACGCGGCGCACGAGAAGCACGTGCCCGTCGTCGAGACCGAGCGCGACGGTCACGTGATTCGCGCACGCGTTGGCTCGGTCGAGCACCCCAGCCTGCCCGAGCACTACATTGAGTGGATCGCCCTTGAGGCCGAGGGCCGTCTGGAGGTCCATTACCTCCAGCCCGGCATGAAGCCCGCGACGTTTTTCGCGGGCGGCTCCAAGACCGGTACCGTCTATGCCTACTGCAACCTGCACGGGCTGTGGTCCGCGACATTCTAG